aacagttgaaattttgtaggttgtaatttttattagcaatatttagtgaagtttattcataaactaatttcgagaggatcacgtgcttatgattgacacggctggccccgagtcaagctaatgaatgaaccaccaatcaggctattcctaacccagtataaataaccaaacaccctacctttagtcatcttcgtcttgaagaatccccccttccactccttctcctcctcttttctacagggcagcacggcggcccagtggctagcactgcggcctcacagcaacaaAATGCCTCCGACTCGGGTATCCACCCAACCGGTCAGCATTTTCGtgcggagttcatgttctccccgtgcttgcgtgggttttccccgggtcctccggtttcctcccacaccccCAAAACCATGAaactaagtaaattgactaaaccaaattagcaccaaattcaattctgtcagcaacacaTCACCTTAGCAATCCTTACGCAACAGGAGGGGGGGGTCCTCGATATCTACCCgagtcaaactcccctctcgccctgcaacggaagggagctccgggctcgaggatcttttgagctcggggcactctcccgggacagcatgccaaactagcttattaccaatcatcagctaagtgtgaactcttgaagcttgaatttaattgtattatctttcaatttctacatatgtttggtgactaaaatattattttaataaatatatctgtttaataaatctattttgtttaaatgcttcaaaatacattgcctaaattcactgagaaatggatacaaatattcattttcaaaatggaatGTACTCTATTATGCTGGGCACTTTATGTGGACCTCTTTTAGCTAAATActgcataatatttaaaaaaataataataaaaaacatggtTTCTGGTAAAATATTTAACACTTTGCATTTTCTGCCAGGTGTTTGAaacttttgacttcaactgtataccacTTCAACAGTATTCATTATTTAACAAGAAGACTAACACTTGAAACGAGCACTGTTTGCACATGCTTTTGTGTCACTGAAGTCATGAAAAATggatgtgtgtttatgtaaggCTCTTGTTATGGCACACAGTGTATTGGCAGTGACTGGAGGGCTGTTCTCTCCATTATGTCCTGTTCCCCAGACAGCAGGTGTAACTCCATCCTCCTTAAACACTCACACTCCaagacattaaagggcacctattgtaaaaaatcttcttttcaagctgtttggacagatctgtgtgttggtatagtgtatagaccatcatactggggtgatatgaacacacccagtccttttttttcaatttaactacaaaaaaaaagggtcggccaattggagctgttttcaaatcgatcgcaccattacgtaggtgtgcgattccccccgcccaccgaattgattgacagctgcacgtATTAACATATCCTGCGTTTGCCGTTTCCGCCATTATCAGCGTGAACGTCGAAGCGATGCCACCGAGAGAACACCCTTGTGCTATTTTAGGATGTAAGGCTCAGCACAAGAGCCTTCACCGTCTTCCTGCAAATGAGCAACAGAGGCTTAAGTGGCTGAGTTTTATCTTTGAAGACAAGGTGCCTGAAAATGTACCAAAAATGTTGTATGTTTGCGCTAACCACTTTAGCGTAGACTGCCTCGAGAACGCGGGACAATACAACTCCGGATTCGCgagtaaattgtttttgaaaactggATCAGTTCCTACAATACGTGATCCTGTCTCACTTCAAGTaagtattacattttatgtacttCTAGCCTTAGTATTCTAATTATGTTAAGCCGATGAATAGCATCTGCGGCTAAAGTAGCTTTGGATGTTTGTTTGCACGTGTTTACCTCTTATTGTGCTTTTCAAAAACAGTCTAAATACTCGAAGCTGCATATGGTAGTGTGTACATGAAGGGGGTTTAGCCATTAGGAACAGAAACCGTAGAAAAATAGCAACATTGTAAAAAGCAGTACCACTGgctacagctaaagtttgttgttgttaaatgtttgttgtactgtAATCGTAAGCTGAAATGAATAACATCTAAAAGTTAAAAGCCGCTAAAGTTGCTTCGGATGTTTGTTTGCACGTGTTCACTGCTATTATGCTTTtctaaaacaatctaaataatcGAAGCTATAAGTGGTAGTGTGTACAAGAAGGGCTTTTAGCCATTAGAAACAGAAAccatagaaaaatataaacattgtaataaagcagtaaccagtactggctacagctaaagtttgttgttTATGTGGGATGTTTGTTGTAATGTGTATACTGTAATGTTAAGCAGAAATAAATAGCATCTGCGGCTAAAGCTACTTCGGATGTTTGCGCGTTTACAGCTATTGTGCTTTTCTAAAACAGTCTAAATACTCGAATCTTTAAGTGGTAATGTGTACATAAAGGGGTTTTAGCCATCAGAAACAGAAACcgtagaaaaaattaaacattgtaataaagcatTACCACTGACTAAGttacagctaaagtttgttttgtatgtgggatgtttattgtaatttttttccacTGTACTTGCACGTGGTCTGCAGTTGTTTACAATAAGATCGGtatgttttaatcaaataaaggtcattttaaaacatgtatgtTTTCTTACAAAGGCCACGACGTCGACAAAGAGCAACAAGGTGGATGTAGCTTGCCAGACAGAACCTTTTCACACATCTTTACACAGTGTTGGCACCCAGTTGTCTTTTAGGACGCTTCAGGCTAAACGCAGGAGTACAAGTAAGTTAAAATTTCTCAGTTTATTTTAAGTTGCTGCATTAGAAACGTGTTTTATTATCTTTATAAACGTGCAATGAGATTAATCATAAAATTACACTATAGGTGTCCAGACAACAATATCCAGTTTTGAACTGACTGTGCCATCAGCGTCCTCTACTGCGTTTATGACTTCGACACCCCTCAAACCTTCACTAAAAAGACCTCGTCTggagctggaggaggaggaggaagaagaagaagccgAAGAGACTTTGACAGAGTCAAAAATTATAGCCCAAGACTCGGATGTGACATTTGACCCTGCAGAGGAATGCACATCTGCAACTGAACCAACAGACTTGTCGTGAGTTTatgcattatgtaaattatttgacagattgtgtattgtcatcataacattcatcataattttttttttattatgttaatgtgtatatttatttttacagaatccAAGAATGCCCAGTTCATAACATTGCCAAGTTCATTGTCTATGAAACATGCCTCATGGAGCTCTTCAGTGACTGCCCAGTGTGTCAGAGGAGATGTGATGTAAAGTCACAAAGGCTTGGGACATTTCTGAGCGTACAGCAAGTCTGCCCACACTGCGAGTTTGTAAGAAAATGGAACAGTCAGCCAATTATTGGTAGTACTCCAGCTGGCAACCTGCATCTTTCTGCTGCAGTCTACTTGAGCGGTGCATCATTTTTTGTAGTTGAAAAGGTAATTATCTATCAAAATTTATCACATTTCTTTTAGAAACATAATCTAAATTTTGTCACAGGGTGCATGCACATTGTACTAAAAATTCTCCTCTCTGTTGTCAGGTATTTGCTGCCATGaaactacacatttttaaatataattcatttcgCCGTCATGCAAGACTTTGCATTGAACCTGCTATTGTCCACAAGTGGAGAAATTGGCAGAGTGAAATGCTAGAACAGCTCAGTCGAAGAGAGAATGTGATTGTTGGAGGAGATATGAGGGCTGACTCCCCAGGTATTTAGTCAaaagatttaatttctaattcaatacagtctaataaaaaaaataaatatgacataCATTACAATTATTCCAAAAATGTGTTTAGAATAATTATGTACGGTTTGTTCTTGAAGGTCACTCGGCCAAGTATGGGAGTTATACAATGATGGACCTTGCAACTAACACAGTGGTCGACCTACAGTTAGTCCAGGTAATACAGAAAAGTATTATGTGAACTAGCATAATATTTTGGATTGAAAAtgtgtgatttatatatatatatatatatatatattttaaccttatttaaaattttatagagTAATGAGGTGGGTGGCAGTTACCATATGGAAAAAGAAGGCCTAAAGAGAAGCCTTGACCTGTTGGATGCCCGCGGTGTTCGTCTGGAATGCATCATCACAGACCGACAtcctcaaatacagaaatacctCAGGGATCGAAATGTCACTCAGTTTTACGATGTGTGGCATATCGAGAAAGGTATGTAATTtagcagttattaatttacttaagattaaattgctatttacagttcttacatgtttattattatttttgtgttgatgtctttttttcattaaattccaGGAATTTCCAAAAAACTGGACAAGATATGCCAGATAAAGGGTTGTGAGAAGTTGCGTAAATGGTTACGTAGCATCAAAAACCACATCTACTGGACTGCTGCATCATCCACAACAGGTCCTGAAAGAGTGGCAAAGTGGACCTCTATCTTAAACCATGTACAAGACAAACATGTACATGAAGACCCCAATTTTCCGGCTTGTCTGCATCCGCAACGGATAAGCAGAGACAAGAACAAATGGCTGTCGGCTGGTAAGTTGTATACAGACATATAAAATATTCTTTGCGATTAAAACTAATTCAAAATAGAGCTTGTTTCattgttcagatttgtttttgatttcGACTCTAATACCTTAAATTTTTGCTTGTTTAGCAACGATGCCATTCTATAAGCTGGAGAAAGTTCTCGCTAACAAGAGAATATTGAAGGATGTGGCCAAGCTAAGTCCTCACCACCAGACGTCAACTGTTGAAGCTTTCCACAGCGTCATACTGCGGTTTGCACCCAAAAATGTGGTATTCCCTTTTCTGGGGATGCTATGCAGGTAAAGCCAATGAtcagaaattaatatttacaatactaTACAGTCTTGTCATGGTAcgtcatttacatttttctttttgttaggtTGTACTTGGCTGCACTGCATTACAATGAAAATGCCGGGCGTCCCCAGGCCACATCAGCAACTGGTAAACCTATTTACAAGCTTGCTTTTCCAAAGGCAAAGAAAGGAGAGTATAGGGTCCGAGAAGTGAAGACACAGCAAACTTTCggtatgtatataaatgtttatagtattattaataattcaataaataaaaaaaataattgcactttacaTTCACAATGAAAACTCACTactcaaaatacaaaattaagttaCTAAAGAGATAACTGTTATATTGCACAGGTTATGTAGAAGAGCTGCTGGACCTCATCTTCAACCAAGTGTTTGTGGACCCATCACCCTATGTTGATGAAGTGTTGGGAATTCACATACCACCTGCTCTATCATCAGCCTACGATCGACCTGAGATGGAGGAGGCTATCTCCAGCAGGGTGACCCGCTTCAATCAATAGCGATCCTAAAACCCACATAGCTGCCCTGCTCTTCAGGAAACTGTCTTCGAATCTTCAGCACCACACAGGCAGGAATCACTACACGGACTCTCCGCCCGAGGAAACCCCAACACCAGCTCACAAAGCTCCGATAAGCCAAAAAGCGGCACTGTCTAACAGAGACATAATAATGAAACATTGTTTTAGAAATTGCACTACAATTTGAACTTCGGAGttattacatatacatttttattttttataaaataactagCTTTAACAAAATTTCAGaagtcatattttgtttattcaactgCCAATGTATATTtgatatgtttgtatgtgtttgtagaTATACTGTACTTTCTAATGTTCATGGACAATTGTATTTCATTCAACAAAGTGACAACTtggagtttatattttatatttgcacaaggatacattttatatttgccatcacattttaatttatacttcAATATAAAGTTTTTATATGACTCAGGAATTGAAGCATCTTTTCTGAAGGGTTGATGTTTCTATGCCatactgatttttatatattttaagagtttatatattaatgtttagtgaatttaaaattatttttcaacaaAAAGTACATGCATTACTCAGCCTTTTATGAAGTCATTCAAATTGTCATCTCAGAAATAGCAGCAATAAAAAACGGTacgtatttcatttttattgacattgaggtaaagttggttttatattcagatattcggacattctccttaatagtatcatttcagtaaagtattctttgcaaattcaaaatagggaaatcgtattagcagcaaatgacaaagtacaacattgtttacagtcaagtaaatagttttaatgttgtttacaagtcatacttgcatgctaaataCGATCGAATGTTTAAACTATCATGATAAACAATACAGGGACTTCTGAATGtgcggatataaaaccaactttatcgctATTTTATTGACTACACGGCGTTAATGTGCTTAAAAAGAAAGCGAGCATGCAGATCATGAACAAGGTAACCTgctattatttctatttatttaaactcACTTTTGCACTCCACGAAGTCGCAGGGGACCATAGTCTGCTTTGTATATATTCGATGCATTTTGCAAGGAATAAATATTGAAGCAAACGGGATCCATTCCTGGATGCTCCGTCATGCACGAGGGTTGCATTTCCAGTTGATCCATTCGTCTTCTAACCTTATTACACGACACAGTTATGCTGTTTATTATCTCATTCGATGTCTTTAGAGCAGCAACGTTAACATAAACTGGAAATTTACCTGCGGTATCTCCCTGCAGCATACATTTTcagcctcagttggcattttttcacAATTGCCACACAAGCACCTGCCAATATTTGTCAACGTCAATATTCATGAATTACGAATAAATCATACCAATGCAAAATTTATCTCTGTGGATATCTTTATGTCTTGTCTGTGTTTGACGTAACGCATGACGTTCGCgaactttatcaaacaaattACGGATGGCGCATGCATAGTTACATAGCGGCTGTAAAagtattcaaaaacataaaatattttgtatgtaccactctgacacattctggcacaTTCGGATTATAGATTCCTCAACAGTCGACTCTGCTTGATCTGTGTCCGAGTCTGGGTCATATATGTAGGGTTGAATTGTGTTCCTCTCACTCATGATGACTCCTACTGTCTGCCTCTGTGACGCGGTGCACAAAGCAGAcgcgctcttggctccgcccccttgttacgttgggcgggcagtcgaaactcattatcatgttaaaCAACACACCCCAAAACAGCAACCCGTGTACACGCCtctaaatttacactttttaacacagCATAATAACCATATCTGAATTGCGTTTTGATCTGAACCTAtattggcacactcagaagaaccataatattagtattaaatctcaaaaaagggctaaaatatgtgccctttaaagcatCTGTCAACACTGACGcactgtttcccccacaagatgCTTGCATCATTTCTAAAACCGAACAACTACAGTATGTGTTTTCTGATGGATCTCCCAAATctgttgtttacaatattgaggGATTCCTGAGTGTTATGTGTTTCTCCTAAACTCCAGGTGAAATTTTCtgtagtttgtttgttcgtttgttcattcgttccttttttctttcctttgttccttcctttgttcctgtcttccttccttcatttcgtcgttccttccttccttccttgatTCGAATGATTTCTGAGATACAGTTTCACATTAGAAAACGCCACATACTGGAAGGACGGAAAAAACGTTCCCttcgtccttccttccttccttccttcctctctTCCTTCCTACCTTCctctttcttccttccttactttcttcctttctttctttaaatttTTGTATTTACAATAATAGGTTGCATAAAACTGATAAAGAGTGACATCAAATGAAAAATGTATGTATacgtgtattttttttaattatatgttgcATTATGCTATTGAAAATCATTTTGCATTTCATGCTCTTCTCTTtcaaaaattgtattaatttgatAGGCATAAAAAATGCTTCTactaaaaactgaagtatattttTAACATGTGAAATGTTTCTTACGTTCTAAATCAGCTTATACATTTCTGAATCATCATATGATGCCATTCTGCAGTAACTGTTCctgaaaattcatctttgttGAACatgaataaatttatattatatacatttaaattttaaaatgtatactaatagaaattaaagtttttttaatagtCACAGTATTTCACAATATTGTAATTTTTAGTAATGTGGACCAATGCTAAATCAAAGATTTTAAAGGTATTTgaggtggataaggagattcccccaatgtgtaaagcactttaagtgtctagaaaagcgctatataaatgtaagaaattattattattattattattattattattattattattattataacaacaaaaaatcatgtatgtatatatctcCTTCAACGTATATTTATAGCACATAAAAATTTACAACACATTTGTGATCTATATTTGTTTAGATTACACTCCAAAATGTTTCAAAGTGAAGCCATAGTAGAACcatagtatatatacagtatatatatatatatatatatatatatatatatatatatatatatatatatatatatatatatatatatatatatatatatatatatatatatatatattttttttttttttagcattttaataaAGTAAAGAATTGTTTTCAGATTGAATTCACCTTTTGTTATATAAGTAACTGAGTTGACTAAATTTAGGGAAGCATACTGAACCTGTCCCGAGTTTAGTTTGCTagttttttgttaatttagtcaGGTTTTAAGCAGTTAAGTGTGCATCAAGCATTGTGTTTCTGTGCACAAGGCTACTGATCCATGACCCACAGAAGAGGTCAGGTTCAGGAAATCACTCAAGTGGGTAAGGCCAAAATAACACTTAGGAAAACATCAGTGTGAAAGAGAAGTGTCAAGAAAATAGAAAGGCACTAACGTTTGATCATACTATCAAAGTGTGTTCATATTACAAAGATCCCTGTGATGAaatagtaagtaagtaagtaaacaagcgagtgagtgagtgagtaagttaGTTATTAGTTAGTAGTCAGTTAcagtagttagttagttagttagttagttagtcagttagttatttagctagctagcaagcaagcaagcaagcaagcaagcaagcgcACAGTTACACTGGAAGATGTGATACCCATCCTGATTTTTTGGCAATATCCAGTTATTTTTTGGATGAACAGCTTACAGATTCTATTAAAAGTGACTACTGTACATTTACACTTTGCTCAACTCAAACTGATCCTGAATAGCTTAGATTGTACGTTAAAATAAAAAGGCATGATTTACAATGGAAGCTATTTGTTTCCTGCCAGATCCCTAAATGTCAGGGAAATATTGGTCTTATAATGcagaaaaaagcctttattctTTTCTATGCCACTGAAACGAGCAGTGATTGTGGGTTATGTTGACTCAATCACTTTTTCAATGACATACAGCTAAATTTGACTGGACTATCTTATTTTTTACAAGGTACATGCAAATGCACATGTCTGATTCATATCAGTTTATTTCCATGTATGAATGAGACTgatttctgatttttttatttagtggctaatttgagtGAATCTGTAGAATCTCATTTGTACAGTGTAGTATGATTTGTTCATCCTCCAATGATGGGTGGGTTTTGGAGTGAGATTTGGAGAACTCTTATGAATTCGTAtaatttagccactaaactgacaaaacagtTACATTTCCTTGTGCACTCAAAAACATGATGTTATTTAAAATTGGCTAAAACAACACTTGagttcttgaggttttttttggacaactcaattgttttacagtatgttcaatcaacttaaatttgtaaaaactagtgAACTGAATtccctcatgttgtcccaacacaaatcgaattTGTGATCCAATCTGATATGAGTCGCTTAAACCATGTGATGTTATTTAAATGTGGCattaatttacagtatttaattatCCAACCATTCTCAAACATGATCAAAGCTACTCTGCCTTTTCTAGTTGcagattgtttgtttatttagttggTTTAAAAgttagttcatttttatttttcctgtttatcCATATTCTGCAAAACCAAAGTGACTTTACTTTTTTCCAGTCACTCagaatgtatttgtatttatttatttagtctattGGTTAGTTTAGattgattaaaataatacattaaataattagtttatattatttatttattcagtaaattatccatccatttattcatatgTTATCCAAAACAAGTAATTTTGCAATGCTGACagaatttaatttagttatttattttttttagttaagtTGAATTATTTTAGTTTCAATTTGAAGTTATTATGCaagtatttatgcatgtatttattttatttatttcaaaaatatTCAAAGTGAGTAgcattttttcaattaatttttttataatagtattttaattgtaatttatttgcaCTTAATTTCTCCAAAACGATCAGTCAGACACGAGTCAGacaccttttctttctttctttctttctttctttctttctttctttctttctttctttctttctttctttctttctttctttctttcttttaattaaagtagtttatttgtttatctatttaataAACCATCTCTTCTCCCTTGCCATTAGTAGAATTGTGATGATAAATCTCTGCCGTGATCTTGGTCCACGGATGGGAGAAATAATACtcattatattttcatttattgattatttttttgaaGATTCTCATTTCTTTTGAGATGAATTGAAGCATAAGCGGAGGATGCTTGTGAATGTACATTTCTAAATTATAAATGACATCCAGCAGGATTGTTGTGCTCTGCATGAGACATGATTTATGACGCCCTACCAGAGGGATCAGATGCTTAGACAGGCTTGTGTTAGAGCCAAGTCAGCTTTGACATCTGATTCTCAAAGTCGTTTTCAATAAAGCATCCTCTCTAGTCTCAAATATTGACAGTCTCCTCTGTATCTCAGACTGTACCCATTTTATTGCAGTGTGATAAATCTAAGCTAACACAACCTGTGCGTTTCATATTGTATGTGCCTGCAGATGTTTGAGGACAGCAATAGTACATTATCACATTAAATCAGAGGACACTGACAGTAAAGGCCATAGGCTCTCTATCAAGCTCCGAAAACCCTCTGGTTTATGCTCTGAATCTAAATGATGAATAATACATTCTTACTCTAGGGCCCTATGAAATTGTAATGCTTTGTTTATGTCAATTCGTACTGTTATACACACATCTTTTAACAATTTgagccaaaaataaacaaaatattaatttattattaattattttcttaattaaattgaatttcccagagatgggttgcggctggaagggcatccactgtgtaaaaaacttgctggataagcggttcattccactgtggtgaccacggattaataaagggactaagccgacaagaaaatgaatgaatgaattaaattgaaatcaAATTTTGTGTTAACTAATTGATTTATGTCAGgttaatattcatatatttttatgatCGTCTTTATTGAAATTTGGAGAGGTACACCACAGCTTTTAATTTcccatattataataaaaatatattagatATAGACCTTTTTGTttgaacgcaaaattacccattatgttTGCGTGTATGCATAAGGAG
The nucleotide sequence above comes from Danio rerio strain Tuebingen ecotype United States chromosome 23, GRCz12tu, whole genome shotgun sequence. Encoded proteins:
- the LOC795083 gene encoding uncharacterized protein codes for the protein MPPREHPCAILGCKAQHKSLHRLPANEQQRLKWLSFIFEDKVPENVPKMLYVCANHFSVDCLENAGQYNSGFASKLFLKTGSVPTIRDPVSLQATTSTKSNKVDVACQTEPFHTSLHSVGTQLSFRTLQAKRRSTSVQTTISSFELTVPSASSTAFMTSTPLKPSLKRPRLELEEEEEEEEAEETLTESKIIAQDSDVTFDPAEECTSATEPTDLSIQECPVHNIAKFIVYETCLMELFSDCPVCQRRCDVKSQRLGTFLSVQQVCPHCEFVRKWNSQPIIGSTPAGNLHLSAAVYLSGASFFVVEKVFAAMKLHIFKYNSFRRHARLCIEPAIVHKWRNWQSEMLEQLSRRENVIVGGDMRADSPGHSAKYGSYTMMDLATNTVVDLQLVQSNEVGGSYHMEKEGLKRSLDLLDARGVRLECIITDRHPQIQKYLRDRNVTQFYDVWHIEKGISKKLDKICQIKGCEKLRKWLRSIKNHIYWTAASSTTGPERVAKWTSILNHVQDKHVHEDPNFPACLHPQRISRDKNKWLSAATMPFYKLEKVLANKRILKDVAKLSPHHQTSTVEAFHSVILRFAPKNVVFPFLGMLCRLYLAALHYNENAGRPQATSATGKPIYKLAFPKAKKGEYRVREVKTQQTFGYVEELLDLIFNQVFVDPSPYVDEVLGIHIPPALSSAYDRPEMEEAISSRVTRFNQ